In the Schaalia hyovaginalis genome, GATGGCGGTGATGACGACGCCCAGGAGCGCGGCCTTCGGGCCCAGGGGGCTCGCGAGCATCGCGGCGACGTCGGGTCCCGCGTTGAGACCGAGGGCGGCCAGGAACAGGAGGAGGCCGATCTGGCGGATCGTGAGGTTGGCGGCCGAGGGGAGCGACCACACGATCGGGCCGGTCCGCCGCAGGGCTCCCAGGAGCATCCCGACGATGAGGGGGCCCGCGGCCGAACCGAGTTGGAAGGTGGTCTCCGGGCCGACCGGGAAGGGAATCGCCCCGAGGAGCATCCCGAGGACGAGGCCGATCCCGAAACTCATCGCGTCGACTTCCGAGACGCGCCTCTCGGAGTCGCCGAGCCAGGACTGGATGGCGTCGAGTTCCTCGGTGGGGACGACGACGGCGACGTGATCGCCGAGCTGGAGGTCGAGATCGTCGCGGGCGAGGAGGTCCAGGTCGCCCCGCCTCACCCGCGTGATCACCGCGCCGAAACGGGCCGCGACGTTGAGGGAGGTGATCGAGCGCCCGGCGAGATCCGGGTTCGAGACGACGATCCTCTCGAAGGCGACGTCGGAGCGGTCGTCCTCGAGGCGATGATCGTGCACGGGGTCGCCGATCTCGGCGGCGGCTTCTTCGATATCGGCGGGTTCTCCGACGAGGAGCACGAGATCGCCCTCGAGCAGGTCCTCTCCGGGCACGACGACCCGCGTGCACCCGTCCCGGCGCAGGTAGGACATGCGCACGCGCTGGTCGCGCCATGCCTTCACGCGCCTGGTCGACACCGTTTCGGCGACGCGGACGGTCAGGGTTTCCAAGCTGACGCCCGCGAGGGAGGGGGTGTCCTTCTCGCCGCGCCAGGCGCGCGTCACGGTCATCGTCACGACGACGATGCCCATGAGCACGCCGATCGGGTATCCGAAGGCGTAGCCGACGGCCGCCTGCGGATCGCCGGTGAGCCGCGTCGCCGCGTCGAGGGCGGGCGCGGCCGTGAGGGAGCCGGTGAACAGGCCGAGCGTGAGGCCTTCGGGCAGCGCCAGGAGGCGTCCGCCGCCGATCGCGATCCCCGCGCCGAGGACGCAGACGAGGACGCAGGTGAGGAGGAGGGAGGTCTGCTTGCGCAGGTCCTCGAAGAATGTCGAGCCCGCGGAGACGCCGACCGTGTAGACGAAGAAGGCGAGGCCGATCTGCTGGACGATCTGCATGCCCTGCCCCGCTTCGGGGTTCCAGGCCGAGACGGCCAGCCCCACGAAGAGCGCGCCCGCGGCGCCGAATCGGAGCGGGCCGAAGCGGATCGCCCCGAGGGCGGCGCCGATTCCGACGACGCCGAAGAGCGTGAGGAGGTGATTCGCCGTGAGGAGGGAGCCCATGGCTTCAGAGTAGTCGCGCGTTTCCCGGACCCGTTCATGAGGAGCGCAACGGGGCCCGGGAGGCGGAGGAGGCCGGGGCGCGCGCTCTTCGCCGGGGACTTGACCCTCACGCGGCGTGAGGGTGCACGCTGGTCCCATGATCGATGCGGAGAGCAACGGCCCCGAGCGCCTCTACACCGTCGGCGAGGTCTCCGACCTCGTCGGCCTCAGCGTCCGCGCTCTCCACCATTGGGAGCACGAGGGGGTCGCCGCGCCCTCGACGCGCTCGGCATCGGGCTACCGCCTGTACTCGCGCGCGGACGTGGCGCGCATCCAGCACGCCCTCGTCTACCGGGAGACCGGGATGCCGCTCGCGAGGATCGCCGAGGCCCTCGACGCGCCCGATTCTCCGCTCGATCACCTCATCCGCCAGCGCGCGCTGCTCACCGAGCGCATCTCACGCCTGAAGGCGATGCTCGGCGCAGTCGATGCGCTCATCAACGCGAAGGAGACGCGCATGACGACCCCTGAATACGACGCGAAGGTCCTGGGAAGCGACTGGAGCGAGGACCCCTACGAGGGCGAGGCCCGCGAGCGCTGGGGGACGAGCGCGCAGTGGGAGCAGGCGCAGCGCACGCGCGCCGAGCGCGGCCCCGAGGGCGAGGCGGCTGCGGCGGCGCGGCTCGCCCGGGTGGAGGCCGAGCTCGCCGCGGCCTTCCGCGAGGGGGCCGAGCCCGGATCAGCGAGGGCGAATGAGCTCGCCGAGCAGCACCGCCGGGCCTTGGACTGGTACGAGGTCACGCCCGCCCGGCACGTCATCCTCTCGCGCATGTACCGCGAGGACCCCCGCTTCCGCGCCCGTTACGAGGAGCTCTCCCCCGGCCTCGCGCAGTGGCTCTGCTCGGTCATCGAGGAGAACGCCCGCGCCCTCGGCCTCGATCCCGCGACGGCGGCCTGGGACTGAGCGTCCGGGGGCGGCTCCCGTCTAGGATTCGGGCATGAGCGACGACTCCTCCCCGACCCCGCCCGGCGCGCACGCCGATGCCGTTTCCCCCGAGGAGCCGCAGATCCCGCGCGGCGCCCTCGCGGACTCCGATTCCGTTCGAGTCGACACCTGGCTGTGGGCGATTCGGCGCGTGAAGTCGCGCTCTCAGGCGACCTCGGCGGCGCGCGCGGGGCACGTGAAGGTCAACGGGGATACGGCGAAGGCCGCCCAGAAGGTGAGGATCGGCGACGAGGTGCGCCTGCGGGTCGAGGGCTTCGACCAGGTTCTGCGGGTCCGTCGCCTCCTGGTCAAGCGCGTCGGCGCTCCTCAGGCCCGGACGGCCTACGAGGACCTGACGCCGGAGCGCCCTCGTACGGTGATCCCCGTCGCCCGGCGCGAGCGGGGAACGGGCCGCCCGTCGAAGAGGGAGCGCCGGGACCTCGACAGGCTCCGAGGACGGGACTCGCATGTGCGCGCCCGGCTCGACCGCCCGGTGAGCGGAGATCCCCTCGATGTTGAAAGGTGATGACCTCGGCGGGCAAAGGTGATGACTTCGACGGGCTGGGGGTCAGGAGATGCGGGAGGGCTTGACCGCCCCCTTCGGGCTCGCCAGCCTCGCGATGATCATCGCGATCAGGGGAGCCCCCACCAGCAGCCCGACGATCTCGGCGACGGGGATCACCGGCGAAAGCCCGATGAGGGTCGAGAAGCGCCCCGACTCGGCGATCGCGACCACCGAGAGCACGCCGACGAAGAGTCCGGACAGGACCGCGACGGGGATGCAGACGAAGGCGATGCCGATCCCCTGGTAGGCGCTCACCCTCCGACGCAGGTCGCGGGAGGCCCCCATCGCCTCGAGCGTCTCGAAATCGGGTCTCATGTCGTTCGCCGCGAGCACGACGACCAGGGCGATCGTGCCCGCGGCGGCGAGCAGGGACACGAGGGCGGCCAGACGCGGCAGGAGCAGGTTCACGGTCGTTTCACGGACGACCCTGGCGGCGCTCCCCGGGACCTCCTTGACGATGCTCGCCTCGAAGGCTGAAGCCGTGAGCGCCCCGACCGGGCGGTCGAGGATGAGGAGGCGCCCCAGGGGCTTCGCCGGAAGCGACAAGCGATCGGCGGCCTCGGGCGAGAGCACGATGATGTTCAGCTCGGACCACGCGGAAGCCGGGATCCGCTGTTCGGACACGATGGTCGGATCGGGGATCTCCGGCTCGCCGTTGCTCTCCGCGACGAGGGAGGCCGTCATGTCGAGCGCCCGCAGATTCGCGCCGCCCTGCGCATCGACGTAGGACGCGTCGGGAAGAATCGCACCGCCCTCCTTCAAGGTCGCGATCGCCTTCACCATCTCATCGCCGGAGACCAGGCCCGAGGCCTTGAGGAAGCTCCCGTCGTCGACGAGATACGCCAAGTCGAGTTCTCCGAGGGCGCGCCCGCCCTCGGCGATGGACAGCGGGTCGCCCCCCGAGGGCGAAGTCGCCTCCACGATCAAAGCCGGACCCGCCGCGGTGGAGGCCCAGGGCATGCCGTTGAGCTCCACCGACTGCTCCACGCCGCGCAGCTCGTCGACCGCGAGCGCGGCGGCCTCCTGCCTCTGACGGGCCTCCGGCGACGAATCCGAAGGATCCGAATCCGACACGAGAACCGCGCCCCGCGGGCCGAGGTGGGCCTGGGAATTCCACGCCGCCTCGTTCGCGGAGGTGAGGGTGATGAGGAGGGCGGCCGCGATGAAGCTCGTCGTCATGAGGGAGCCCATCGCGGGCAGGGTCCGCGAACCGTTCCGGATCGCATCGCGCAGCGCCAATCGGACGCTGAGCGATGCGGCATCGCTCCACCCCCACCTCTTCGAGATCGCATAGGGGATCGAGCCGATGAGCCCGGCCTCGAAGAGGGCGACCCCGACCGCCAGCAGGACGAGGGAACCGGTCGCGGCGGCACCGACCATCGCGGGGATGGCGGACAGGAGCGCGAGCGGATAGACCGGGGTGCGCCGGACGAGCTTCGACGGAGTGCGCGCCGTGCCTCGAAGGACGGCGACGGAGTCGATACTCGCCAGATCCCGCGCCGAGGGGATCGCCGCCACGATTCCGAGGATCATGGGCATGCACAGGGCGAGGACCAGCGGCGCGCGCGGCAGGACCAGCGGGTTCACCCCGATCATGTACGCGTAGACCAGGTGGAAGACGCTCAGGAGGAGCATCGACGACAGCGAGGAGATCAGGCCGATCCACCAGCCGACCGCCATGATCAGGCGCCCCTGATCGTGGTGGTCGCCGCCGATCGCGAGGACGATCGCCGCCGTCCGCGTCGCGCGATTCTGCGACACGGCGAAGATCGGTTCGACGAGGAGGACCAGCTCGATGAGGATGAGGATCCCGCCGAGGAGGAGGACGAAGAACTCCCAGCCGCCCCTCCATTCGACGCCCTGCTCGAGCGCCATCTCGGACAGGACTTGGCGGGACATGACGAGGAAGCCCGACTCGTTGAGCTCGTCGATGGCCTCCCAGGTCACCGCTTCGGGGCCCGCGATGTAGAAGGAGGTCGTGGACCCCTCGCCGACCTCATAGGTGGCGAGGTCCAAGGACCCGGCGCCCATGACGAGCACCCTGGAGCCGTCCACCACTTCCCGGACGCGGACCTCAGCCGTGCGCAGCACGGAGGCGCCCTCGTTCGAACCCGTCGAAACCGAGATCTCGTCTCCGACTCGAAGATCGAGCTCACCGGCGAGGTCTTCGGAGATGAGCGCCGAACCCGCCTTCAGTTCGATCCCGTCGAGCCCCTCGGGCAGTCCTGGGGCGGACGGCGAATCCGTCTGAAACGCGCCGATGACGTTCGTCTCTTTGCTCGTCCCCGTCTTCGCGAGATGCGCGACGTCGATCTTTTCCACGAGGAGGAGACGATCGCCCTCGGGGATCCACGACTCGAGGAGCGCGGGGACGTCCTCCGCCTCGACTTCCGATCTCGTGTCGACGGCGTCGACGGTGCCCATCTCGTCCTGGGGGAGGGGCGAATCCGCGATCCTCAGAGCGACGGCCTGGACCTCGGCATCCGAGCCGAGCCAATCGGTGATGAGGGCCGCGCGCGACGCGTTCGTCGACCAGACGGTCGCGAAGGCGAGGCCCACGACGATCGGGATGACGAAGATCGCGATGGCCGCCGCGTAGCGCGAGGGCTGCTTCGCGATCGAGCGCCGGGCGATCCGCTGGGCGACGATCCAGCGCCGCCGCAGGACGCGCAGGGAACGCAGGGAGGGGGCGCGATTCTCGCGCCCTGTCACAGGAGATCCTCGACTCGGTCAGCCCGCGAAGAGTCGGCGATCCTCCCATCGCGGAGGAAGACCGTCCGGTCCGCCCAGGCCGCGAATCGGGCCTCGTGAGTGACGAGAATGCCTGCGACTCCCGAATCGACCCGCTCCCGCAGGGCGAGCATCACCTTCTCGCCCGAATGCGAGTCGAGGGCGCCCGTCGGCTCGTCGGCCAGAAGGATCGAGCGGCGGCCGACCAGGGCGCGCGCGATCGCGACGCACTGCTGCTCGCCGCCGGACAGGTCATCGGGGAAGCGGTCCGCGATCGCCCCGGCCCCCACTTCCTCGAGGGCGGCGAGGGCGGCGACGCGGGCCTTCGCGGTTGCGATCCCGTCGAGCTCGAGCGGCATCGCGACGTTCTCGACGGCCGAGAGGGCAGGAATGAGGTTGAAGTCCTGGAAGACGTAGCCGATCGAGCGGCGTCGCACGATGGCGCGCTCGGCGGAGGGCAAGTCGGAGATGTTCGTCCCGTGGATCACGACCGCGCCCTCGTCGGGCCGTTCGAGACCGCCGGCGAGGGCGAGGAGGGTCGACTTCCCGGATCCCGAAGGGCCCATGACGGCGACGAGTTCACCGACCCCGACTTCGAGGTCGACTGCCGTCAGGGCTCGGACCCGCGTGTTTCCGGCGCCGTATCCGTGGCTCACGCCGACGAATCGCACCGGGACGGGCCCGAGGATCATCGGGCCTGAGCAGATGCGGAGCTGCGCGCCAAGCGACGCGGGACGCGCGCCTTCGAAGCGGCGAAGGCGGCACGGCGCGCGGCTTCGGACACCGCACCCGATTCGATGTGGTCGAGCCAGTTGAGTTCCGCCTCGAGGTCGAAGACGTGGCGCTCGAGGATGAGCTTCCATGCGAGTTCATCGTCGTCGGCGCTCGCCTTGAGGCGGGTCACGTCGCGAAGGGCGCTCAGGGTCGAGCGGCGCTGCGTCTGGATCAGGCCCGCGACATCAACGCTCGGATCCGCCGCGGCGACCGCGAGCTTCATGACGAGCTCATCGCGTCCGAAGTTCTCGCGCGGGACCGGGGTCGACCACCACTCCTCGAGGATCCGTCGGCCCGCCTCGGTGACCTCGAAGACCTCGGAGTCGCGGCCGCCGTTGGTCTCGTGATGCGATGTGACCGAGCCGTCGCGCTCGAGGCGCTGCATGGTCTGGTAGACCTGACCGATGTTCAGCGGCCAGGCGCCGCAGGTCTGGTCCTCGAACATCTGCTTGAGGCGGTACACGCCGGCGGGACGCTGCGCGGCGAGGGCGAGGAGTGCGTTGCGGACGGACATGGTGCTCCAGAGTTCCAGCGATCGGGACTGCTCTTATCTGAGGTTGAACTTTAGCGCGATATCGGCGAGATGTCGCGCAGACCTGCGCATGCACGCCGCGTCTCACACCCGAGAGGACGAGGCCCCTCCCGCATCGGCCCCGGACTCGAGCGCCCCGCCGACGAGCTCCAGAGCGGCCGACCAGGTTCCGCACCTCTGGCGGATGGTCGCCGCGGAGGGCACGTCGTCTCGGCCTTCGGCGCGGCGCGCCTCGGACCACGCCCTGTAGCCTCCGAAGGTCGGGGCCTTCCCCTCTCCTCGACACCAGGCGGCGTATTCGCCGAGGACGCCCGCCATCACCTCCGCGTTGAAGCGCCCGGAGCCCTGGGCCCGCCCTCGTCCGCCTGCGGGGAGACCGAGGGCGATGAGCGCGTCGTTCCAGTTGCCTCCCCCCACGCGCACGGCGATAGTTCGCGAGGCGGTCGGCCACAGCAGCGCGCCCTTGGACGACTCCGCTCCCCTCAGGCGGATGATCGCCGCCCGCGCGAGGTCGCATTTCGCGGCGGACACCGGCGGCAGTTCTCCGCGCGCCGCCGCCCGCCTGGCTGCGATGATCTTCGGGATCGCTTCGCGGATGTGCTCGCGCTCCAGGCCGTGCGCCCCGACGAGGGCCTCTAGGGCCTCCTCCAGTTCGGGATCCCCCGCACGGTCGTCGATCTCGAGGGAGCGCGCGTGAACGGTGGCGGCGATGAGCCAGAATCCCGCCACGATCTGAGCATCGCTGAATGCCGCGGTACGCGGTTTGGGTGGGGGCGACATGCGGTCACTGTATGCCCCCGCGCCCCGAGTGTGAACTCCCGCCCTTTTCCGGGTTCGCGGACGACAAGCGCCCTCTCCGCGCACTAAGCTTTTCAGGAACCTGAAAATCTAGGCGCTCGGCTCGTCCCGACCAGCCGCACGCAGCCCGAAACGCATTATGTGAAAGAAGGCGTGATGCTCTTCTCCTTATCGTGGCGCCATCTCAAAGAACGCATCTGGGAACTCCTCGCCGTCATCGTCCTCCAGATCGCGGCGACGATCGCCTCCCTCCAACTCCCCAACCTCAACGCCCGCATCATCGACGAGGGCGTCGCCACGGGGGACGCCTCGATCATCTGGCGCCTCGGCATCGAGATGCTCGCGATCGCGGCCGCCCAAATGATCTGCACCGCCCTCGCCATCTACCTCGGCGCACGCCTCGCGATGTCCCTCGGCGCCCACCTGCGCGAACAGATCTTCCAGCACATCCACGGCTTCGCATCTCAGGACGTCCACGCCTACGGCACCGGCTCGCTCATCACCCGCTCCACGAACGACGTGCAGCAGGTCCAGCAGACCGTCATGCTCTCCTTCTCCGTCATGATCGTCGCCCCCATCATGGGGATCGGCGGCGTCATCATGGCCCTGCGACAGGATCTCCAACTCGGCATCGTCCTCGCGATCCTCGTTCCCGTCCTCACGGCGGTCGTCGCCTTCGTCATGAAGCACCTAACGCCCCTCTTCGAAGTGCAGCAGGAGCGCATCGACACGATGAACACCGTGCTGCGCGAGGAGCTCACCGGCATCCGCGTCATCCGGGCATTCATCCGCCAGGCCTTCATCCGCGGACGCTACACGGACGCCAACACGAAGCTCCGGACGACCGCCATGTCGATCGGCACCTGGTTCTCCTTCTTCTTCCCGGCCGTCACCGTCGTCATCTCCCTGGGGATCGTCGGCGTCATCTGGTACGGGGGAATCCTCATCGACTCCGGCGGCCTGCAGGTCGGGGCCATGATCGCCTACATCACCTACGTCACGATGATCTCCATGTCCGTGATGATGGCCGGGATGATCTTCGTGATGATCCCCCGGGCGAACGTCGCCGCCACCAGGGTCGTCGACGTGCTCGACCACGCCCCCTCGGTCACCGATCCGATCGAAGCGGCGGCCGCGCCCTCGGGACGCTGGACCTTCGCACTGGAGGACGCGGCCCTGCGCTACCCTGGCGCGGAAGAACCCGTCCTCGAGAACATCTCCTTCACCCTGCGACCGGGGACGACCACGGCGATCATCGGAGCGACGGCCTCCGGGAAGACGACCCTCGTCAACCTCCTGCCCAGGATGATGGATCCGAGCTCCGGCCGCATCACGGCGTCCGGAGTGGCGCTCACGGACCTGCCGATCAGCGAAGTCCGCGAACGGATCGCCGTCGTCCCCCAGCACTCCTACCTCTTCTCCGGCACGATCGCCTCAACCGTTTCAGGCACGCGCAAACCCGACGCCGCACAGCGCGAACGCGTCGAATGGGCGCTGCGAGGCGCGCAGGCTGAGGAATTCGTCAGCTCGCTCGACGACGGCATCGACCACGTGGTCGACGCGGGGGGCGCGAACTTCTCCGGCGGCCAGCGCCAGCGCCTCACCATCGCGCGCGCCCTCTACCGCGCCACCGACCTCTACATCTTCGACGACTCCTTCTCCGCCCTCGACTACGCGACGGATGCCAGACTCCGCCTGGCGCTGCCCGAATACACCCGGGGAGCGGCCATCCTCATCGTCGCCCAGCGCGTCGCCTCGATCCGCAACGCCGACGAGATCCTCGTCCTCGACTCCGGCAGGATCATCGGCCGCGGCACCCACCGCGAACTCATGGAGACCTGCCCCACCTACAAGGAGATCGTCGACTCCCAACTCTTCGAGGAGGACGCGGCATGAGCACCCCTTCAACTTCTTCAACTTCAACCCGGCAGAACTCCCGGCGCACCCAGCCGGGCGGACCCCACGGAGGCCCGCCCGGCGGCATGGGCGCCGTCGAGAAGTCGAAGGACTTCACAGGATCGCTCAAGCGCCTGCTCGGCGAACTCCGACCTGACCGATGGCTCGTCGCCCTCACGCTCCTCGCGTCCCTGATCTCCGTCGGCCTCTCCGTCACGGCGCCCAAGGTCCTCGGACGGGCCACCGACATCATCTTCAACGGGGTCGCCTCCAAGGCCATCGCCTCCTTCCCCTCGAAGGATGCGGCGATCGCCTCGCTCGAAGCAGCCGGTCGGGGCGACTTCGCCAAGGTCCTCTCCGCCATGGACATCACCCCCGGCCAGGGCATCGACTTCAACGCCCTCGGCCGCGTCCTCCTCATCTGCATCGCGATCTACATCGGCTCGGCCGTCATCTCCTTCATCGGCGGATGGATCCTGCGCATCGCCATTCAGAATCTCGGATGGCGCCTGCGCGAGAAGGTCCAGACGAAGATCGAGCGCCTCCCCCTGTCCTACTTCGACCAGAACTCGCGGGGCGACCTCATGTCGCGCGTCTCCAACGACGTCGACAACATCTCGATGGTCCTCAATCAGACGCTCTCCCAGATCTTCCAAGCCGTGCTCACGATCCTGGGCATCTTCGTCATGATGATCACCCTGTCGTGGAGGCTCACGATCCTCGCCCTGCTCGTCATCCCGTTCGGGGGGATGCTCGCCGGCCTCCTCATGAAGAGGGCCCAACCCCAGTTCCGCCAGCAGTGGGCCTCGACCGGGGATGTCTCCAACACGGTTGAGGAAGCGATCTCCGGGCACGAGGTCCTCGCCCTGTACGGCCTCGAGGATGAATTCAACGAGTCCTTCGCGAGCGCGAACACGCGCCTGTACCGCTCGGGCTTCATCGCCCAGTTCATCTCGAATCTCATGATGCCGGTGATGAACATGATCTCGAACATCTCCTACGTGATCGTCGCCGTCGGCGGCGGCCTCATGGTCGCGGGCGGTTCGATGTCCCTCGGCAGCGTCCAGGCCTTCATCCAGTACTCGCGCCAATTCACCCAGCCGATCGGTCAGCTCGCCTCGATGGCGAACTCCCTGCAGTCGGGCGTGGCCAGCGCCGAGCGCGTGTTCGAGTTCCTCGACGCCGAGGAGATGGGACTCGACGAGGGCGCGCGCTCACTCGCCGAGGCGCGCGGGCAGGAGGCGCCGGGCGAAGGGGGCGAGCACGTCGCCGGCCGCGTCGTCTTCGACCGCGTGCGCTTCTCCTACACGGAGGGGACCCCGATCATCAAGGACCTGTCGTTGACGGTCGAGCCGGGCCAGATGGTCGCCATCATCGGCCCCACCGGTGCGGGAAAGACGACCCTCGTCAACCTCCTCATGCGCTTCTACGAACTCGATTCGGGCGCGATCTATCTCGACGGGGCGGACATCGCCCGCCTCGACACCGACGTTCTGCGATCCCACATCGGCATGGTCCTGCAGGACACGTGGCTCTTCGACGGGACGATCGAGCAGAACATCGCCTTCGGCGCGGAGGACGCCGATCATGACGCGGTGGTCGCCGCCGCGAGGGCCACGGCCGTGGATCGGCTGATCCGCCAGCTCCCCAAGGGCTATGAGACCCGCGTGTCCGATGAGGGCGACACCATCTCCCAGGGCGAGCGCCAGCTGCTCACCATCGCCCGGGCCTTCGCCTCCGATCCGGACATCCTGATCCTCGACGAGGC is a window encoding:
- a CDS encoding PadR family transcriptional regulator translates to MSVRNALLALAAQRPAGVYRLKQMFEDQTCGAWPLNIGQVYQTMQRLERDGSVTSHHETNGGRDSEVFEVTEAGRRILEEWWSTPVPRENFGRDELVMKLAVAAADPSVDVAGLIQTQRRSTLSALRDVTRLKASADDDELAWKLILERHVFDLEAELNWLDHIESGAVSEAARRAAFAASKARVPRRLARSSASAQAR
- a CDS encoding ABC transporter ATP-binding protein produces the protein MSTPSTSSTSTRQNSRRTQPGGPHGGPPGGMGAVEKSKDFTGSLKRLLGELRPDRWLVALTLLASLISVGLSVTAPKVLGRATDIIFNGVASKAIASFPSKDAAIASLEAAGRGDFAKVLSAMDITPGQGIDFNALGRVLLICIAIYIGSAVISFIGGWILRIAIQNLGWRLREKVQTKIERLPLSYFDQNSRGDLMSRVSNDVDNISMVLNQTLSQIFQAVLTILGIFVMMITLSWRLTILALLVIPFGGMLAGLLMKRAQPQFRQQWASTGDVSNTVEEAISGHEVLALYGLEDEFNESFASANTRLYRSGFIAQFISNLMMPVMNMISNISYVIVAVGGGLMVAGGSMSLGSVQAFIQYSRQFTQPIGQLASMANSLQSGVASAERVFEFLDAEEMGLDEGARSLAEARGQEAPGEGGEHVAGRVVFDRVRFSYTEGTPIIKDLSLTVEPGQMVAIIGPTGAGKTTLVNLLMRFYELDSGAIYLDGADIARLDTDVLRSHIGMVLQDTWLFDGTIEQNIAFGAEDADHDAVVAAARATAVDRLIRQLPKGYETRVSDEGDTISQGERQLLTIARAFASDPDILILDEATSSVDTRTEVLVQRAMDSLRQGRTAFVIAHRLSTIRDADLILVMEEGDVVEMGRHEDLLAADGAYARLYNAQFAGPSGGSV
- a CDS encoding ABC transporter ATP-binding protein, whose amino-acid sequence is MLFSLSWRHLKERIWELLAVIVLQIAATIASLQLPNLNARIIDEGVATGDASIIWRLGIEMLAIAAAQMICTALAIYLGARLAMSLGAHLREQIFQHIHGFASQDVHAYGTGSLITRSTNDVQQVQQTVMLSFSVMIVAPIMGIGGVIMALRQDLQLGIVLAILVPVLTAVVAFVMKHLTPLFEVQQERIDTMNTVLREELTGIRVIRAFIRQAFIRGRYTDANTKLRTTAMSIGTWFSFFFPAVTVVISLGIVGVIWYGGILIDSGGLQVGAMIAYITYVTMISMSVMMAGMIFVMIPRANVAATRVVDVLDHAPSVTDPIEAAAAPSGRWTFALEDAALRYPGAEEPVLENISFTLRPGTTTAIIGATASGKTTLVNLLPRMMDPSSGRITASGVALTDLPISEVRERIAVVPQHSYLFSGTIASTVSGTRKPDAAQRERVEWALRGAQAEEFVSSLDDGIDHVVDAGGANFSGGQRQRLTIARALYRATDLYIFDDSFSALDYATDARLRLALPEYTRGAAILIVAQRVASIRNADEILVLDSGRIIGRGTHRELMETCPTYKEIVDSQLFEEDAA
- a CDS encoding FtsX-like permease family protein is translated as MTGRENRAPSLRSLRVLRRRWIVAQRIARRSIAKQPSRYAAAIAIFVIPIVVGLAFATVWSTNASRAALITDWLGSDAEVQAVALRIADSPLPQDEMGTVDAVDTRSEVEAEDVPALLESWIPEGDRLLLVEKIDVAHLAKTGTSKETNVIGAFQTDSPSAPGLPEGLDGIELKAGSALISEDLAGELDLRVGDEISVSTGSNEGASVLRTAEVRVREVVDGSRVLVMGAGSLDLATYEVGEGSTTSFYIAGPEAVTWEAIDELNESGFLVMSRQVLSEMALEQGVEWRGGWEFFVLLLGGILILIELVLLVEPIFAVSQNRATRTAAIVLAIGGDHHDQGRLIMAVGWWIGLISSLSSMLLLSVFHLVYAYMIGVNPLVLPRAPLVLALCMPMILGIVAAIPSARDLASIDSVAVLRGTARTPSKLVRRTPVYPLALLSAIPAMVGAAATGSLVLLAVGVALFEAGLIGSIPYAISKRWGWSDAASLSVRLALRDAIRNGSRTLPAMGSLMTTSFIAAALLITLTSANEAAWNSQAHLGPRGAVLVSDSDPSDSSPEARQRQEAAALAVDELRGVEQSVELNGMPWASTAAGPALIVEATSPSGGDPLSIAEGGRALGELDLAYLVDDGSFLKASGLVSGDEMVKAIATLKEGGAILPDASYVDAQGGANLRALDMTASLVAESNGEPEIPDPTIVSEQRIPASAWSELNIIVLSPEAADRLSLPAKPLGRLLILDRPVGALTASAFEASIVKEVPGSAARVVRETTVNLLLPRLAALVSLLAAAGTIALVVVLAANDMRPDFETLEAMGASRDLRRRVSAYQGIGIAFVCIPVAVLSGLFVGVLSVVAIAESGRFSTLIGLSPVIPVAEIVGLLVGAPLIAMIIARLASPKGAVKPSRIS
- a CDS encoding RNA-binding S4 domain-containing protein, which encodes MSDDSSPTPPGAHADAVSPEEPQIPRGALADSDSVRVDTWLWAIRRVKSRSQATSAARAGHVKVNGDTAKAAQKVRIGDEVRLRVEGFDQVLRVRRLLVKRVGAPQARTAYEDLTPERPRTVIPVARRERGTGRPSKRERRDLDRLRGRDSHVRARLDRPVSGDPLDVER
- a CDS encoding MerR family transcriptional regulator; protein product: MIDAESNGPERLYTVGEVSDLVGLSVRALHHWEHEGVAAPSTRSASGYRLYSRADVARIQHALVYRETGMPLARIAEALDAPDSPLDHLIRQRALLTERISRLKAMLGAVDALINAKETRMTTPEYDAKVLGSDWSEDPYEGEARERWGTSAQWEQAQRTRAERGPEGEAAAAARLARVEAELAAAFREGAEPGSARANELAEQHRRALDWYEVTPARHVILSRMYREDPRFRARYEELSPGLAQWLCSVIEENARALGLDPATAAWD
- a CDS encoding ABC transporter ATP-binding protein, which gives rise to MILGPVPVRFVGVSHGYGAGNTRVRALTAVDLEVGVGELVAVMGPSGSGKSTLLALAGGLERPDEGAVVIHGTNISDLPSAERAIVRRRSIGYVFQDFNLIPALSAVENVAMPLELDGIATAKARVAALAALEEVGAGAIADRFPDDLSGGEQQCVAIARALVGRRSILLADEPTGALDSHSGEKVMLALRERVDSGVAGILVTHEARFAAWADRTVFLRDGRIADSSRADRVEDLL
- a CDS encoding aspartate:alanine exchanger family transporter, producing MGSLLTANHLLTLFGVVGIGAALGAIRFGPLRFGAAGALFVGLAVSAWNPEAGQGMQIVQQIGLAFFVYTVGVSAGSTFFEDLRKQTSLLLTCVLVCVLGAGIAIGGGRLLALPEGLTLGLFTGSLTAAPALDAATRLTGDPQAAVGYAFGYPIGVLMGIVVVTMTVTRAWRGEKDTPSLAGVSLETLTVRVAETVSTRRVKAWRDQRVRMSYLRRDGCTRVVVPGEDLLEGDLVLLVGEPADIEEAAAEIGDPVHDHRLEDDRSDVAFERIVVSNPDLAGRSITSLNVAARFGAVITRVRRGDLDLLARDDLDLQLGDHVAVVVPTEELDAIQSWLGDSERRVSEVDAMSFGIGLVLGMLLGAIPFPVGPETTFQLGSAAGPLIVGMLLGALRRTGPIVWSLPSAANLTIRQIGLLLFLAALGLNAGPDVAAMLASPLGPKAALLGVVITAICCIAQALGARIAGLSAPRAAGGVAGFLGQPAVLQAADARVADERIEGAYATLFAFSIVVKILLVPLFTIM